One window from the genome of Hoplias malabaricus isolate fHopMal1 chromosome X2, fHopMal1.hap1, whole genome shotgun sequence encodes:
- the LOC136677541 gene encoding volume-regulated anion channel subunit LRRC8A translates to MIPITELRYFVDTQPAYRILKPWWDVFTDYLSVVMLMIAVFGGTLQVTQDKMICLPCKWVVNKTCQKYLELAFEPQGIQYDLDRHQYNYVDAVCYENKLHWFAKYFPYLVLLHTLIFLACSNFWFKFPWTSSKLEHFVSILLKCFDSPWTTRALSETVVEESDPKALGKMNGSIDKKASYVSEDVEASVPMLSATKSRFEQGIVDHSETGVLDKKEGEQAKALFEKVKKFRLHVEESDIVYRLYIRQTIIKVVKFILIICYTGYYVHNIEFSVDCSVDIENLTGYQMFNCAHPLATLFKILACFYISLVVVYGMICVYTLSWMLRRSLKKYSFESIREESSYSDIPDVKNDFAFMLHMIDQYDPLYSKRFAVFLSEVSENKLRQLNLNNEWTLDKLRQRITKNSQEKLELHLFMLSGIPDTVFDLLELEVLKLELIPDVTIPPIIAQLINLKEMWLYHTPAKIEAPALAFLRENLKSLHIKFTDIKEIPLWIYSLKNLCELHLTGNLSAENNRYIVIDGLRELKRLKVLRLKSNLTKLPQVVTDVGMHLQKLSINNEGTKLMVLNSLKKMVNLTELELIRCDLERIPHSIFSLHNLQEIDLKDNNLKTIEEIISFQHLHRLVCLKLWYNQIAYIPIQIGTLTNLERLYLNRNKIEKIPSQLFFCRKLRYLDLSHNNLTNIPADIGSLQNLQYFAITANRIEKLPPELFQCKKLRTLNLGNNCLLTLPSRFGELTNLTQLELRGNRLEGLPVELGECRLLKRSGLIVEESIFNTLPSEVKAQLWRTDKETA, encoded by the exons aTGATTCCCATCACTGAGCTGCGTTACTTTGTGGATACTCAGCCTGCATATCGCATTTTAAAGCCATGGTGGGATGTGTTTACAGACTATCTGTCTGTGGTCATGCTGATGATTGCAGTGTTTGGGGGAACTTTGCAAGTCACACAGGACAAGATGATCTGCCTACCCTGCAAATGGGTAGTAAACAAAACTTGTCAAAAATATTTAGAGCTAGCCTTTGAGCCACAAGGAATCCAGTATGACCTTGACAGACATCAGTACAACTATGTTGATGCTGTGTGCTATGAAAACAAGCTTCACTGGTTCGCTAAGTATTTCCCATATTTGGTGCTGTTGCATACGCTCATCTTCCTGGCTTGCAGTAACTTTTGGTTTAAATTCCCTTGGACCAGCTCCAAACTGGAACATTTTGTCTCCATACTTTTGAAATGTTTTGACTCACCATGGACTACACGGGCACTTTCAGAGACAGTGGTTGAGGAGAGCGACCCTAAAGCTCTGGGGAAGATGAACGGTTCCATCGATAAAAAGGCATCTTATGTGAGTGAAGATGTGGAGGCAAGTGTACCAATGCTCTCAGCAACAAAATCTCGGTTTGAGCAAGGAATAGTTGATCACTCTGAAACCGGAGTACTTGATAAAAAGGAGGGTGAGCAAGCAAAGGCCTTGtttgaaaaagtaaaaaaatttaGGCTTCATGTTGAGGAAAGTGATATAGTTTACAGACTTTATATTCGACAGACCATTATTAAGGTTGTAAAATTTATCCTCATTATATGTTACACTGGATATTATGTTCACAATATTGAGTTCAGTGTGGATTGTAGTGTGGACATTGAGAATCTTACTGGCTACCAGATGTTCAATTGTGCCCATCCCCTTGCCACTCTTTTCAAGATATTAGCATGCTTTTATATAAGTCTTGTTGTTGTGTATGGAATGATATGTGTGTATACCCTCAGCTGGATGCTTCGGCGTTCCCTCAAAAAGTACTCATTTGAATCCATCAGAGAAGAGAGCAGCTACAGTGACATTCCAgatgttaaaaatgattttgCCTTCATGTTACACATGATTGATCAGTATGATCCTCTCTATTCCAAGCGCTTTGCAGTGTTTCTATCAGAAGTTAGTGAGAATAAACTTCGTCAGCTTAACCTTAACAATGAGTGGACTTTGGACAAGCTCCGGCAAAGGATCACTAAGAACTCTCAAGAAAAATTAGAGCTGCATCTTTTTATGCTCAGTGGCATCCCAGACACAGTTTTTGACCTGCTGGAACTGGAAGTTCTTAAGCTGGAGCTTATCCCTGATGTCACCATTCCTCCAATCATTGCCCAGCTCATAAACCTAAAAGAGATGTGGCTGTACCACACACCAGCTAAAATAGAAGCTCCTGCACTGGCATTTTTGAGAGAGAACCTAAAATCACTACATATAAAATTCACTGACATTAAAGAAATTCCACTGTGGATCTACAGCCTGAAAAATCTGTGTGAATTGCACCTTACAGGGAACCTCAGTGCTGAGAACAATCGTTACATTGTTATTGATGGCCTACGAGAACTAAAGAGACTGAAGGTTCTTAGGTTAAAGAGCAACCTGACTAAGCTTCCACAAGTAGTGACTGATGTTGGGATGCACCTGCAGAAGCTGTCAATCAATAACGAAGGCACAAAACTAATGGTTCTCAATAGCTTAAAGAAGATGGTCAACCTCACAGAGTTGGAGCTTATTCGCTGTGATTTAGAGCGCATCCCACATTCCATATTCAGTCTCCACAACCTACAGGAGATTGACCTTAAGGACAACAACCTAAAGACCATCGAGGAGATTATCAGCTTTCAGCATCTTCATCGACTTGTCTGTCTGAAACTGTGGTACAATCAGATCGCCTACATTCCCATTCAGATAGGCACTTTGACAAACCTGGAACGACTCTACTTAAATCGAAATAAGATTGAGAAAATTCCAAGTCAGCTGTTTTTCTGTCGTAAGCTGAGATACCTTGATTTAAGTCACAACAATCTAACCAACATCCCAGCTGATATCGGAAGTCTGCAGAATCTTCAGTATTTTGCTATAACTGCCAACAGG ATTGAGAAACTTCCTCCTGAGTTGTTCCAGTGTAAGAAACTACGTACGCTGAACCTGGGCAACAACTGCCTGCTTACCCTGCCCTCACGTTTCGGAGAGCTGACCAACCTAACCCAGCTGGAGCTCAGAGGGAACCGACTGGAGGGTCTCCCTGTGGAGCTTGGCGAGTGTCGTCTCCTCAAACGCAGTGGGCTTATTGTTGAGGAGAGCATCTTCAACACTCTCCCCTCAGAAGTAAAAGCACAGCTCTGGAGAACTGACAAAGAGACAGCTTGA
- the LOC136677182 gene encoding peptidyl-prolyl cis-trans isomerase-like 3 — protein sequence MVKTASSVTLHTDIGDIKIELFCERAPKSCENFLALCAGGFYNGCIFHRNIKGFMVQTGDPTGTGKGGTSIWGRKFEDEFSEHLKHNVRGVVAMANNGPNTNASQFYFTYAKQPHLDMKYTVFGKIIDGWEALDELEKLPVNEKTFRPMNDVHIKDFTIHANPFAG from the exons ATGGTAAAGACAGCCTCG TCTGTCACTCTTCATACAGACATCGGGGACATAAAGATAGAACTGTTCTGTGAACGAGCTCCAAAATCCTGTGAG AATTTTCTTGCACTTTGTGCTGGTGGTTTTTACAATGGCTGCATCTTTCATAGAAACATTAAAGGGTTTATGGTCCAGACAGGAGACCCCACAG GTACAGGAAAAGGTGGAACAAGCATATGGGGACGGAAGTTTGAAGATGAATTTAGTGAACACTTAAAG CACAACGTCCGGGGTGTGGTTGCAATGGCAAACAATGGACCAAACACCAATGCATCTCAGTTCTACTTCACCTACGCCAAGCAGCCTCATTTGGACATGAAATACACCGTGTTTGGAAA AATAATAGATGGCTGGGAAGCCCTGGATGAATTGGAGAAGCTCCCTGTGAATGAAAAGACCTTTCGACCTATGAATGATGTCCATATCAAGGATTTTACAATTCATGCAAATCCATTTGCAGGTTAA
- the LOC136677334 gene encoding protein limb expression 1-like yields the protein MISIQDSDDDRAFKDLNVVGMLHQFWEQKQVKEAIVETENLVVYESIPSPGPPFICYVTLPGGSCFGNFKYCYTKAEARRDAARVALMNSTFNELPCRCITPEFIARSIQEAVLTTGGNIEDASDPGTSIGAYCLMLQSNTGKTMLEFQEIMTVFQLLHWNGTLKAFRERRYSRQEVISYYSQQCLDECMRSHMALDWLQRERLRPGLLSHELQLALKELAEARQAGRELRFYKEKKEILSLALSQANADRLEEEDWRGQDTGLDYLTHTAHCMNDSMEAPEHCRFYYQESGSDRESLG from the exons atgaTTTCCATTCAAGACTCAGATGATGACAGAGCTTTTAAAGACT TGAATGTTGTAGGTATGCTGCATCAGTTCTGGGAGCAGAAGCAGGTGAAAGAAGCCATTGTAGAGACAGAAAACCTGGTGGTGTATGAATCTATCCCCTCGCCTGGACCTCCATTTATCTGCTATGTCACCTTACCAGGGGGGAGCTGTTTTGGCAACTTTAAG TACTGTTACACCAAGGCAGAAGCCAGACGGGACGCAGCTCGTGTTGCACTGATGAATTCAACATTTAATGAGTTGCCCTGTCGCTGTATCACCCCAGAGTTTATCGCCCGCAGCATACAAGAAGCCGTCTTaaccactggt GGTAACATAGAAGATGCCTCTGACCCTGGTACAAGTATTGGAGCTTATTGCCTCATGCTGCAGTCCAACACTGGCAAAACCATGCTGGAGTTTCAG GAAATAATGACAGTATTTCAGCTGTTGCACTGGAATGGGACACTGAAAGCTTTTAGAGAGAGGAGATATAGTCGTCAG GAGGTGATCAGCTACTACTCTCAGCAGTGTCTGGATGAGTGTATGCGCAGTCACATGGCTCTAGACtggctgcagagagagagactgaggccTGGGCTACTGTCCCATGAGTTGCAGCTGGCCCTCAAGGAGCTGGCCGAGGCTCGGCAGGCAGGACGAGAACTCCGATTCTacaaggagaagaaggagaTCCTGAGCCTAGCCCTGAGTCAGGCCAACGCAGACAGGCTTGAAGAAGAAGACTGGAGGGGACAGGACACTGGACTGGATTACCTGACTCACACAGCACACTGTATGAATGACAGTATGGAGGCACCAGAACATTGCCGGTTTTATTACCAGGAGAGTGGCAGTGACCGGGAGTCATTGGGCTAA
- the LOC136677506 gene encoding 3-oxoacyl-[acyl-carrier-protein] reductase FabG-like yields MAAAESFKVNSLKDKVTLITGASSGIGAGTAVLFAKLGAQLALNGRNLENLNQVAKECEEFGTSKPLLVPGDLTDEDTVKKTVEQTIAHFGRLDVLINSAGILAMGSIETTDMEQYDKVMNVNVRSVYHLTHLCVPHLIKTKGAIVNVSSVNGQRSFPGVLAYCMSKSAIDQFTRCVALELASKQVRVNSVGPGVIVTEVHKRAGLDEEQYKQFLEKCKVTHALGRPGEVEEVAHAIAFLASDAATFITAVNLPVDGGRHAMCPR; encoded by the exons ATGGCAGCGGCGGAATCCTTTAAA gTAAACTCTCTGAAGGATAAAGTCACATTAATTACTGGTGCAAGTTCTGGGATTGGAGCTGGCACAGCAGTGCTCTTTGCTAAACTTGGTGCTCAGTTGGCACTGAATGGTCGCAATTTGGAGAACCTCAACCAAGTTGCCAAAGAGTGCGAGGAATTTGGTACTTCCAAG CCACTCTTGGTGCCAGGAGACTTGACAGATGAGGACACAGTAAAGAAGACTGTTGAACAAACCATTGCTCACTTTGGAAGACTCGATGTACTCATCAACAGTGCAGGAATCCTGGCCATGGGCTCCATAGAGACAACAGACATGGAACAGTATGATAAGGTGATGAATGTCAATGTGAG GTCTGTTTATCACCTGACTCACTTATGTGTGCCACATCTCATTAAAACAAAGGGCGCTATTGTAAATGTGTCCAGTGTAAATGGACAAAGATCA TTTCCTGGAGTACTTGCTTACTGCATGTCCAAGTCTGCCATTGACCAGTTTACACGATGTGTGGCGCTTG AGCTGGCATCCAAGCAGGTGCGGGTCAACTCTGTTGG CCCTGGTGTTATTGTCACAGAGGTCCATAAACGTGCAGGTCTGGATGAAGAACAGTACAAACAA TTTCTTGAGAAGTGCAAGGTCACTCATGCCCTTGGCCGACCAGGTGAAGTGGAGGAAGTTGCTCATGCTATTGCGTTTCTGGCATCAGACGCTGCAACCTTCATTACAGCAGTGAATCTCCCAGTAGATGGAGGCCGTCATGCTATGTGCCCGCGCTAG